The Xenorhabdus doucetiae genome has a window encoding:
- the lysS gene encoding lysine--tRNA ligase, whose product MSQQQQGAEQAPDLNNELKTRREKLAALRSNGIAFPNDFRRENISEDLHAKYDDKTKEELEALDIEVSVAGRMMTRRIMGKASFATLQDMGGRIQIYVSRDDLPEGIYNTQFKKWDLGDILGARGKLFKTQTGELSIHCTELHLLTKALRPLPDKFHGLADQEMRYRQRYLDLISNDESRKAFQIRSRVMSALRNFMIKKDFMEVETPMMQAIPGGASARPFITHHNALDIDMYLRIAPELYLKRLVVGGFERVFEINRNFRNEGVSPRHNPEFTMMELYMAYADYQDLIVLTEELFRTLTQEVLGTTLVKYGEQEFDFGQPFAKLTMKEAICKYRPETNMADLDDMDKAVAIAKSLGIDVEKGWGLGRIQCEIFEETAESHLIQPTFITQYPAEVSPLARRNDDNPFITDRFEFFIGGREIGNGFSELNDAEDQAERFAEQVRQKDQGDDEAMFYDEDYITALEHGLPPTAGLGIGIDRMVMLFTDSHTIRDVILFPAMRPHK is encoded by the coding sequence ATGTCACAACAACAGCAAGGTGCTGAACAGGCTCCTGATTTAAATAACGAACTGAAAACCCGCCGTGAAAAACTGGCTGCCCTGCGCAGCAACGGTATTGCTTTCCCCAATGATTTTCGTCGCGAAAACATTTCCGAAGATCTGCACGCAAAATACGATGACAAGACCAAGGAAGAGCTGGAAGCGCTGGATATCGAAGTGAGCGTGGCCGGTCGCATGATGACACGCCGCATCATGGGTAAGGCCTCTTTTGCTACCCTGCAAGACATGGGCGGCCGCATTCAGATCTACGTTTCCCGTGACGACCTGCCGGAAGGCATTTACAACACTCAGTTCAAGAAATGGGATTTGGGTGACATTTTAGGCGCACGCGGTAAGCTGTTTAAAACTCAAACGGGTGAACTTTCCATCCATTGTACTGAACTGCATCTGCTGACCAAAGCACTGCGCCCGCTGCCGGATAAATTCCACGGTTTGGCGGATCAGGAAATGCGCTATCGTCAGCGCTATTTGGATCTGATCTCGAATGATGAATCACGCAAGGCATTCCAGATCCGTTCCCGTGTGATGTCGGCATTACGCAACTTCATGATCAAAAAAGACTTCATGGAAGTTGAAACGCCAATGATGCAGGCGATCCCCGGTGGTGCCAGTGCGCGTCCATTTATCACGCACCATAACGCGCTGGATATCGACATGTACCTGCGCATCGCGCCGGAACTGTACCTGAAACGTCTGGTGGTCGGTGGTTTTGAGCGTGTTTTCGAAATCAACCGCAACTTCCGTAACGAAGGTGTTTCTCCGCGCCACAACCCAGAGTTCACCATGATGGAACTCTATATGGCGTATGCGGATTACCAAGATCTGATCGTCCTGACCGAAGAGCTGTTCCGGACTTTGACCCAAGAAGTGCTGGGAACAACCTTGGTAAAATATGGCGAACAAGAGTTTGATTTTGGTCAGCCTTTTGCCAAACTGACCATGAAAGAAGCGATCTGCAAATATCGTCCAGAAACCAACATGGCCGATCTGGATGATATGGATAAAGCGGTTGCTATCGCGAAATCCTTGGGCATTGATGTTGAAAAAGGCTGGGGCCTGGGTCGTATTCAGTGTGAAATTTTTGAAGAAACCGCTGAAAGCCACCTGATTCAGCCGACCTTTATTACGCAATATCCGGCAGAAGTTTCTCCTCTGGCGCGTCGTAACGATGATAACCCATTCATTACCGATCGTTTTGAATTCTTTATCGGCGGCCGTGAAATTGGTAACGGCTTCTCGGAGCTGAACGACGCGGAAGATCAGGCAGAGCGTTTTGCCGAGCAGGTTCGTCAGAAAGATCAAGGTGATGACGAAGCGATGTTCTATGATGAAGACTACATCACTGCGTTGGAGCACGGCTTGCCACCAACAGCGGGTTTAGGGATTGGTATCGACCGTATGGTGATGTTGTTTACTGACAGCCATACCATCCGTGACGTTATCCTGTTCCCGGCGATGCGTCCGCATAAGTAA
- the prfB gene encoding peptide chain release factor 2 (programmed frameshift), giving the protein MFEINPVKNHIQDLSERTAVLRGYLDYDAKKERLEEVNAELEQPDVWNEPERAQALGKERSSLEIIVETIDQLSQGLEDVNGLLELAVEANDEETFNEAVAELEQLEEKLGQLEFRRMFSGEYDSANCYLDLQAGSGGTEAQDWASMLMRMYLRWAESKGFKTEIIEESDGEVAGLKSATIKIIGEYAYGWLRTETGVHRLVRKSPFDSGGRRHTSFSSAFIYPEVDDDIDIEINPADLRIDVYRASGAGGQHVNKTESAVRITHVPTGVVTQCQTDRSQHKNKDQAMKQLKAKLYELEMQKKNADKQAMEENKSDIGWGSQIRSYVLDDSRIKDLRTGVETRNTQSVLDGDLDKFIEASLKAGL; this is encoded by the exons ATGTTTGAAATTAATCCGGTAAAAAATCACATTCAGGACCTGTCTGAGCGGACAGCCGTTCTGAGGGGGTATCTT GACTATGATGCCAAGAAAGAACGTTTAGAAGAAGTCAATGCTGAACTTGAACAGCCTGATGTCTGGAATGAACCGGAGCGGGCACAGGCGTTGGGTAAAGAGCGTTCATCACTTGAAATCATCGTAGAAACCATTGATCAGCTCTCCCAAGGATTGGAAGATGTGAACGGCCTGCTGGAATTGGCCGTTGAAGCTAATGACGAAGAGACCTTCAATGAAGCCGTTGCTGAATTGGAACAGTTAGAAGAAAAACTCGGCCAACTTGAATTCCGTCGCATGTTCTCCGGCGAATATGATAGCGCAAACTGCTATCTGGATCTTCAGGCAGGTTCGGGGGGAACAGAGGCTCAGGATTGGGCCAGCATGTTGATGCGCATGTACCTGCGTTGGGCTGAATCCAAGGGCTTTAAGACTGAAATCATTGAAGAGTCCGATGGTGAAGTTGCCGGTTTGAAATCCGCCACCATCAAGATCATAGGTGAATATGCTTACGGTTGGTTGCGCACCGAAACGGGCGTCCATCGTTTAGTCCGCAAGAGTCCTTTTGATTCAGGTGGTCGCCGCCATACATCATTCAGCTCTGCCTTTATCTATCCCGAAGTGGATGATGATATTGATATCGAAATCAACCCGGCGGATTTGCGCATTGATGTATACCGTGCCTCTGGTGCGGGTGGTCAGCACGTTAACAAAACCGAATCGGCAGTACGTATCACCCACGTACCGACGGGGGTTGTCACCCAATGTCAGACCGACCGTTCTCAGCATAAAAACAAAGACCAGGCGATGAAACAGTTGAAAGCAAAACTGTACGAACTGGAAATGCAGAAGAAGAATGCCGATAAGCAAGCAATGGAAGAGAATAAATCGGACATCGGTTGGGGCAGCCAGATCCGTTCTTACGTTTTGGATGATTCCCGCATTAAGGATTTGCGTACCGGTGTAGAAACCCGCAATACCCAATCTGTGCTGGATGGGGATTTGGACAAATTCATTGAAGCAAGCCTAAAAGCTGGCCTATGA
- the recJ gene encoding single-stranded-DNA-specific exonuclease RecJ produces the protein MNREIQLRRRPVADSSHLPDNIHPLLRRLYAMRGIRQADELERGAKGLLNYQSLNGIEQAVTLLVTALHEHWRIVIVGDFDADGATSTALSMRALRAMGYRNLDYLVPNRFEDGYGLSVQVVDEVVKKSADLIITVDNGISSHEGVAAAHRHGIKVIVTDHHLPAETLPAADAIINPNLVDCAFPSKALAGVGVAFYLMSALRAELRQLAWFDQQGIPLPNLAELLDLVALGTVADVVPLDTNNRILVYQGLNRIRAGRCCAGIRALLEVSKREATKLAASDLGFALGPRLNAAGRLDDMSVGVALLLADDMMQARQIACELDGLNQTRREIEQGMQQEALQICDKIERTHTQLPYGLAIYHPEWHQGVVGILASRIKERFHRPVIAFAPAGDGTLKGSGRSVNGLHMRDALERLDTLHPGLMLKFGGHAMAAGLSIEQDKFELFQRYFSELVADWMDIAQLEGVVWSDGELALGELSLEMAEILRDGGPWGQAFAEPVFDGKFKLLQQRLVGEKHLKVMLEPLNGGPILDGIAFNIDVSRWPDNSIKTVELAYKLDINEFRGNRDLQLLIQHIWPY, from the coding sequence GTGAATAGAGAAATACAACTCCGCCGCCGACCAGTGGCGGATTCTAGCCATCTTCCCGACAATATCCATCCATTATTGCGCCGTTTATACGCCATGCGCGGTATCCGTCAAGCTGATGAGCTGGAACGTGGTGCAAAGGGACTTCTCAATTACCAATCCCTCAATGGGATTGAGCAAGCCGTTACCTTACTGGTCACTGCGTTACATGAACATTGGCGTATCGTGATTGTCGGCGATTTCGATGCAGATGGCGCAACCAGTACGGCATTGAGTATGCGTGCCTTGCGTGCGATGGGATATCGCAACCTTGATTACCTTGTGCCAAACCGTTTTGAAGATGGTTATGGATTAAGCGTTCAGGTGGTGGATGAAGTTGTCAAAAAAAGCGCGGATCTGATTATCACCGTGGATAATGGGATCTCATCCCATGAGGGTGTTGCCGCCGCACATCGACACGGCATCAAAGTGATCGTCACGGATCACCATTTACCGGCTGAAACATTGCCAGCCGCAGACGCCATTATCAATCCCAATTTAGTTGACTGCGCCTTTCCTTCTAAAGCGTTGGCAGGGGTGGGCGTCGCATTTTACCTGATGTCCGCACTCAGGGCAGAATTGCGTCAATTGGCATGGTTTGACCAACAAGGCATTCCATTGCCCAATCTGGCGGAACTGCTGGATTTAGTGGCACTGGGGACAGTAGCAGATGTGGTTCCCCTCGATACCAACAACCGCATTCTGGTCTATCAGGGATTAAATCGCATTCGGGCAGGGCGTTGCTGTGCGGGAATACGAGCTTTGCTCGAAGTCTCCAAGCGGGAAGCGACAAAATTGGCTGCCAGTGATTTGGGATTTGCCTTGGGGCCACGATTAAATGCCGCCGGCCGTCTGGATGATATGTCTGTCGGGGTGGCGTTACTATTGGCTGATGACATGATGCAGGCTCGCCAAATCGCGTGTGAGTTGGATGGCCTGAACCAAACTCGCCGGGAAATCGAACAGGGCATGCAGCAGGAAGCCTTGCAGATTTGCGATAAAATCGAGCGCACCCATACTCAGCTTCCTTACGGGCTGGCCATTTACCATCCCGAATGGCATCAGGGAGTCGTGGGTATTTTGGCTTCACGCATTAAAGAGCGTTTTCACCGCCCGGTCATTGCTTTCGCTCCGGCGGGGGATGGAACGTTGAAAGGGTCAGGGCGTTCCGTCAATGGCCTGCATATGCGCGATGCCCTTGAGCGACTCGATACCCTGCATCCGGGGCTGATGTTGAAGTTTGGCGGTCATGCGATGGCAGCGGGATTGTCGATTGAGCAAGACAAATTTGAACTCTTTCAGCGCTATTTTTCCGAGCTGGTCGCCGACTGGATGGATATTGCCCAACTTGAAGGCGTTGTTTGGAGCGATGGTGAATTAGCATTGGGTGAATTATCGTTGGAAATGGCTGAAATTCTGCGTGATGGTGGCCCGTGGGGTCAGGCATTTGCAGAGCCGGTTTTTGACGGCAAATTCAAGTTACTGCAACAGCGCCTAGTGGGTGAAAAGCACCTGAAAGTCATGCTTGAGCCATTAAATGGCGGGCCGATATTAGATGGCATCGCATTTAACATTGATGTCAGCCGCTGGCCGGATAACAGTATCAAAACAGTAGAATTAGCCTATAAGCTGGATATTAACGAATTTCGCGGTAATCGTGATCTCCAGCTTTTGATCCAACATATTTGGCCGTATTGA
- the dsbC gene encoding bifunctional protein-disulfide isomerase/oxidoreductase DsbC, with protein sequence MKKIAFCLSLLLSAVISNAFADESAINNSLSKMGLKAESITPSQLPGVNAILTEHGIVYISDDGKYLLQGPLYDISGKVPKNVSNQVLVKKLEALKNQMIIYKAPKEKHVVTVFTDITCGYCRKLHENMQEYNDLGITVRYLAFPRHGLQHQSAKDMQSIWCSATPNKSLNAVFKGEKVSPIKACKTDIAKQYNLGLQFGVQGTPAIVMKDGNVLGGYLSPKDLLATLEQHGE encoded by the coding sequence ATGAAGAAGATTGCGTTTTGCCTTTCATTACTGTTGAGTGCTGTTATCAGCAATGCCTTTGCTGATGAGAGTGCGATCAATAACTCACTGTCTAAAATGGGACTTAAGGCAGAAAGTATCACTCCATCACAACTGCCGGGTGTGAATGCGATTTTAACCGAACATGGCATTGTTTATATCTCTGATGATGGCAAATACCTGTTACAGGGGCCACTTTATGATATTAGTGGCAAAGTACCGAAAAATGTCAGCAACCAAGTTCTGGTTAAAAAACTGGAGGCTTTGAAAAATCAAATGATTATTTACAAAGCACCAAAAGAAAAACATGTTGTGACGGTGTTTACTGATATTACCTGTGGTTATTGCCGCAAATTGCATGAGAACATGCAAGAATATAATGATTTGGGGATCACAGTTCGTTATCTGGCGTTTCCTCGTCATGGCTTGCAACACCAATCCGCCAAAGATATGCAGTCCATTTGGTGCAGTGCGACACCGAATAAATCACTGAACGCTGTGTTCAAAGGTGAAAAAGTCTCGCCAATCAAAGCGTGTAAGACGGATATTGCGAAACAATACAATCTGGGCTTGCAGTTTGGTGTTCAAGGCACGCCAGCAATTGTTATGAAAGATGGCAACGTGCTGGGGGGGTATTTGTCACCGAAGGATTTACTGGCTACGTTGGAACAACATGGCGAATAA
- the xerD gene encoding site-specific tyrosine recombinase XerD, protein MPRKRNLSDNPLSEPHSPANPLIEQFLDTIWLEKALAENTLASYRLDLQALNNWLVHYGHDLLSVPSIELQSFLAERVDGGYKASSSARLLSAMRQLFQYLYRERMRADDPTALLSAPKLPKRLPKDLSEQQVENLLNAPVVDQPIELRDKAMLEVLYACGLRVSELVGLTLSDVSLRQGVVRIVGKGNKERLVPLGEEAVYWLEKYLEHGRPWLLNGAVSDVFFPSKRGKQMTRQTFWHRIKHYAVLAGIDAERLSPHVLRHAFATHLLNHGADLRVVQMLLGHSDLSTTQIYTHVATERLKMLHQQHHPRG, encoded by the coding sequence GTGCCAAGAAAACGCAACCTATCAGATAACCCTTTATCGGAACCGCATTCACCGGCTAATCCCCTGATAGAGCAATTTCTCGATACCATCTGGCTGGAAAAAGCGCTGGCCGAGAACACCTTGGCTTCTTATCGGCTGGATTTACAAGCTTTGAACAATTGGCTGGTACATTATGGCCATGATTTACTTTCCGTACCGTCGATAGAGTTACAATCATTTTTAGCGGAACGCGTCGATGGCGGTTATAAAGCCAGTAGTTCAGCCCGATTGCTGAGTGCGATGCGGCAGTTGTTTCAGTATCTATATCGTGAAAGAATGCGGGCAGATGATCCAACAGCACTATTATCTGCGCCCAAATTGCCCAAACGCTTACCCAAGGATTTAAGCGAACAGCAAGTTGAAAATTTGCTTAATGCGCCTGTGGTTGACCAACCCATTGAGCTGCGGGATAAAGCCATGCTGGAAGTGCTGTATGCCTGTGGCTTGCGGGTTTCAGAATTGGTTGGCCTGACTTTATCCGATGTAAGCTTACGTCAGGGAGTGGTCAGAATAGTGGGTAAGGGAAATAAGGAAAGATTGGTTCCTTTGGGAGAAGAGGCCGTTTATTGGCTGGAGAAATATCTGGAACATGGGCGCCCGTGGTTATTGAATGGCGCTGTCTCTGATGTCTTTTTCCCCAGTAAGCGGGGAAAGCAGATGACACGCCAGACGTTCTGGCATCGGATCAAGCACTATGCCGTGTTGGCAGGCATTGATGCTGAACGCTTGTCACCCCATGTTTTGCGCCATGCTTTTGCAACACATTTACTGAATCACGGCGCAGACTTACGTGTTGTGCAGATGTTATTAGGCCATAGTGACCTCTCCACAACGCAGATTTACACTCATGTAGCAACCGAACGCCTCAAAATGCTGCATCAACAACATCATCCCCGTGGCTAG
- the fldB gene encoding flavodoxin FldB, whose protein sequence is MKIGLFYGSSTCYTEMVAEKIRDILGEDLIDLHNVKDCDPRLMEEYSVLILGIPTWDFGEIQEDWLAIWDQLPSLDLAGKIVAMYGMGDQIDYSEWFLDALGMLYLHLRPAGVQFIGFWPTDGYEFTSPKPLTEDGKHFVGLALDDVNQFEQTDERLSEWCMQILAEMEALF, encoded by the coding sequence ATGAAAATTGGTCTCTTTTACGGTTCCAGCACATGCTATACAGAAATGGTAGCAGAAAAAATACGCGACATACTCGGTGAAGATCTGATCGACCTGCATAATGTCAAGGATTGCGATCCCCGCCTGATGGAAGAATATTCTGTCCTGATCCTCGGTATCCCCACATGGGATTTTGGCGAAATACAGGAAGATTGGCTGGCGATTTGGGATCAACTTCCCTCGTTAGATCTGGCAGGAAAAATCGTCGCCATGTATGGCATGGGTGACCAAATCGATTATAGCGAGTGGTTTTTGGATGCCTTGGGAATGCTGTACCTCCATCTGCGACCGGCAGGTGTGCAGTTTATTGGGTTCTGGCCAACAGACGGTTATGAATTTACCAGCCCGAAACCGTTAACCGAAGATGGCAAACATTTTGTCGGGCTGGCGCTGGATGATGTCAACCAATTCGAGCAAACCGATGAACGTTTAAGCGAATGGTGCATGCAGATATTAGCTGAAATGGAAGCCCTGTTTTAA
- a CDS encoding protein YgfX encodes MVLWNNKLRGSRQTRLFSTGVHGAAAMAALLAPWPVNSTCFWLLFFYLPLFAIIISSWAWSQKNIRQCQGRLVLFRGNKVHWQNAAWSIVQPPWFHRCGMVVMLHAFSRRDQPPIRLWIASDSMSPTAWRHLNQLMRQYSDNKNNR; translated from the coding sequence GTGGTCCTGTGGAACAATAAATTAAGGGGATCTCGCCAGACTCGCTTGTTTTCCACGGGCGTACATGGTGCCGCTGCAATGGCTGCTTTGTTGGCACCCTGGCCGGTTAACAGTACCTGTTTCTGGTTGCTATTTTTCTACTTGCCATTGTTTGCCATTATCATAAGCAGTTGGGCATGGAGTCAGAAAAATATCCGCCAGTGTCAGGGCAGGTTGGTCTTGTTCAGAGGCAACAAAGTGCATTGGCAAAACGCCGCCTGGAGTATCGTCCAACCCCCGTGGTTCCATCGCTGTGGCATGGTCGTGATGCTCCATGCTTTTAGTCGGCGCGACCAGCCGCCAATCCGGTTATGGATAGCCTCAGATAGTATGTCGCCCACAGCGTGGCGCCATTTGAATCAACTGATGCGCCAATACTCTGACAATAAAAACAACCGATAA
- the sdhE gene encoding FAD assembly factor SdhE — MDIDNKARIHWACRRGMRELDISIMPFFAYEYDSLSDDDKRIFVRLLECPDPDLFNWLMNHGRPEDEGLYQMVKLIQSRNQARGPVEQ, encoded by the coding sequence ATGGATATTGATAATAAAGCACGTATTCACTGGGCATGTCGTCGTGGAATGCGTGAACTGGATATTTCTATCATGCCATTTTTTGCATATGAATATGATTCATTGAGTGATGATGACAAACGGATTTTCGTTCGCTTGCTGGAGTGCCCGGACCCTGATCTGTTCAATTGGCTGATGAATCATGGACGGCCTGAAGACGAGGGGCTTTACCAGATGGTGAAATTGATCCAGAGCAGAAACCAAGCCCGTGGTCCTGTGGAACAATAA
- the ygfZ gene encoding tRNA-modifying protein YgfZ, translated as MAYQIPFSAQVPSPSATLPLTLISLDDWGIVTAIGADAEKYLQGQVTADLTSLSDNQHVLTAHCDAKGKMWTNLRLFQRGEGFAYIERRSLLETQLTELKKYAVFSKVTFAKDEENLLLGVAGTGSREALATHFPTLPDAESPVIQHEATTLLHLALPAERFLLITDKTTAAQLTETLVEEFQSQLNDSRQWLALEIEAGFPVIDAASSAQFIPQATNLQAIENSISFKKGCYTGQEMVARAKYRGANKRAMYWLAGNAASLPAVGDDLEWQLGDKWRRTGSVLAAVKLVDGSIWVQVVMNNDMEAESVFRIRDDEGSVLTIQTLPYSLNEEK; from the coding sequence ATGGCTTACCAAATTCCGTTTTCTGCACAAGTTCCATCCCCTTCTGCAACACTTCCGTTAACGTTAATTTCCCTTGATGATTGGGGAATAGTGACTGCGATTGGTGCTGATGCGGAAAAATACCTGCAAGGTCAGGTGACCGCTGATCTGACCTCCTTGAGTGATAACCAGCATGTGTTAACTGCCCATTGTGATGCCAAAGGCAAGATGTGGACTAACTTACGGCTGTTTCAGCGTGGCGAAGGATTTGCCTATATTGAACGCCGTTCGCTATTGGAAACGCAGCTCACCGAATTGAAAAAGTATGCCGTGTTTTCCAAAGTGACATTTGCCAAAGATGAAGAAAATCTCTTGCTCGGTGTCGCCGGCACGGGCAGCCGGGAAGCGCTGGCAACCCACTTCCCAACCTTGCCCGATGCCGAATCGCCTGTTATCCAGCACGAAGCCACCACACTGCTCCACTTAGCGCTTCCCGCTGAACGTTTCCTGTTAATCACGGACAAAACCACGGCCGCTCAATTAACCGAAACGTTAGTCGAAGAATTTCAATCGCAGTTAAATGACAGCCGGCAATGGCTGGCGCTGGAGATTGAAGCGGGCTTCCCGGTGATTGATGCCGCCAGCAGTGCCCAATTTATTCCGCAGGCAACGAACCTTCAGGCCATCGAAAACAGTATCAGCTTTAAGAAAGGCTGTTATACCGGCCAGGAAATGGTGGCCCGCGCCAAATATCGTGGGGCAAACAAGCGGGCCATGTATTGGCTGGCGGGTAATGCGGCTTCCCTGCCTGCCGTTGGCGATGATTTGGAGTGGCAATTAGGCGATAAATGGCGGCGGACAGGTTCAGTATTGGCGGCGGTCAAACTGGTTGATGGTTCAATCTGGGTACAAGTTGTGATGAATAATGATATGGAAGCTGAGAGTGTATTCCGTATCCGTGACGATGAAGGCAGCGTTCTGACTATTCAAACCTTGCCTTATTCACTAAACGAAGAAAAATAA